The following proteins are co-located in the Procambarus clarkii isolate CNS0578487 chromosome 4, FALCON_Pclarkii_2.0, whole genome shotgun sequence genome:
- the LOC138371748 gene encoding collagen alpha-1(VIII) chain-like, translated as MAPVPCQAQDEAGKCPKVYKLATAYSAVAGPLAYPGVAGPLAYPGVAAPLAYSGVAGPLAYPGVAGLLAYSGVNGPLAYPGVAGPLAYSGVAGPLAYPGVAGPLAYSGVAGPLAYSGVAGPLAYSGVAGPLAYSGVAGPLAYSGVAGPLAYSGVAGPLAYPGVAGPLAYSGVTGPFPRQKTNRKSITPQ; from the exons ATggcgcccgtaccttgtcaagcacaagacgaagctggaaaatgtccaaag GTCTACAAGTTAGCGACCGCGTACTCCGCGGTCGCTGGACCCCTGGCGTACCCCGGGGTCGCTGGACCCCTGGCGTACCCTGGGGTCGCTGCACCCCTGGCGTACTCCGGGGTCGCTGGACCCCTGGCGTACCCCGGGGTCGCTGGACTCCTGGCGTACTCCGGGGTCAATGGACCCCTGGCGTACCCCGGGGTCGCTGGACCCCTGGCGTACTCCGGGGTCGCTGGACCCCTGGCGTACCCCGGGGTCGCTGGACCCCTGGCGTACTCCGGGGTCGCTGGACCCCTGGCGTACTCCGGGGTCGCTGGACCCCTGGCGTACTCCGGGGTCGCTGGACCCCTGGCGTACTCCGGGGTCGCTGGACCCCTGGCGTACTCCGGGGTAGCTGGACCCCTGGCGTACTCCGGGGTCGCTGGACCCCTGGCGTACCCCGGGGTCGCTGGACCCCTGGCGTACTCCGGTGTCACAGGACCCTTCCCCAGACAGAAAACCAACAGGAAGTCTATCACCCCCCAGTGA